acttcttcttcctcttcaaaatGCCTTAAATCACACGTTTAACCCAATTAAATAATGTCAATTAGCATTGAAGCGTGTCAAAGGATTAGAAACCATTAAAATagtatttattcaaaatgtcaATAAATGGTTTAATTTCTCGAGCACAATAAATTCGAAAGTAATCTAATGATTCTACTCTGTCTATTGCTACCACATTGCGATGTCAATCAAAGCATTTTGGCATTGATAGATGGCTAATTAATGTAGCCATAACATAACATGTGCTTGCTGCTCCTGCTATCTAAGGAGCATCAGGTGGCTTTGGCATTCCGCAGGACCCTCAGGCGCGAGTACACAATGTCCCAGTCAACGAAGGCGCCCAGAATGTGGCGCACATTGCGGTCCGTGTCGTCGTACCCGGTACGTCCGTGGACCAGGCGCAAATTGTCGAACGTGAGCACGTCGCCGGGCGTGGTCTTGAATCTGCAGGAGTGCTCGTGGGCCAGGCCCACAAAGGTGGCCATCGCCTCGTACCACGGACGCACCTGCTCCACCGGCACGCTAAAGTGGCTGTCGCGCTGCGGAATGCTGTGGTTGATGCGCACACACCGGCCCTCCGCGTCCAAGCTGCAAGAGATCGAAATGTTAGCCAAGTTCTGCTGGGGCAACTATGCATTTCCCCTCGTCAACAAATTGTTACCTCCACCTAAAAATatctgaaatatttttcaagatAACTGAAACATTTCAAGTTGCGagaaaaatagattttaaaaGTGCAGAATTTGCTTGAAAAATATGAACTCAAAATAAGCATTTTTATAGTCTGACTGCACCTAAATGTATTCTTAAGTCGCCCTAAGCAATCAAAGGAACTCCATCAATATAAATCTCCTTTACTGGACTCCCAATCTAAATCTACTCACTTGATGACCGGTGCCCTCCAGATATTGTGAAACTGCAGATCGCCGTCGCTTCCGATGTCCGCCCAGTCCACGGGAGTCTGGCAAAGAACCCGGAACTGCTCCGGATAGCGTTCCCTCATCACCTCCGCCACATAGAAGGCATCGGCCAGCAGATTGACACCCCCGGGCGACGCGGACTGCTCCAAGGTGTGCAACATGGTCACTCCGGGCAGGTACTCAAAGTAGGGCATATCCGTGTGTAGCGGGAGTGGTGCGGCCAAGTAGGCGTAGTTGCTGCCTCCAGGCTGAGCCCGAACACTGAACTCCTCTCCATAGGTGGTGCGCCTCATGAAGCCCACTCGGTTGGACAATCTCCGAAGGACGTCCATATCGAGAGGGGCTTCCTTGACCATGGCCACTCCGTAAACTGCCAGATGCTGGAGCCATTGCTGCAACGCCGAA
The sequence above is drawn from the Drosophila melanogaster chromosome 2R genome and encodes:
- the CG10814 gene encoding uncharacterized protein, which gives rise to MFQADRRDLPSQPLKLALPKEQDQSRLVQVPDPDRRDMQFPDIWLRDNCRCEECYLPQTLSRLPQLWNHLDTSVRVLRQSVDVDQRVLCIEWSDGHTSQYPFSWLRERDFSYANRQRYLRDFYRPEQKLWSGLDFEKIRQVFYYQELLDCDSALQQWLQHLAVYGVAMVKEAPLDMDVLRRLSNRVGFMRRTTYGEEFSVRAQPGGSNYAYLAAPLPLHTDMPYFEYLPGVTMLHTLEQSASPGGVNLLADAFYVAEVMRERYPEQFRVLCQTPVDWADIGSDGDLQFHNIWRAPVINLDAEGRCVRINHSIPQRDSHFSVPVEQVRPWYEAMATFVGLAHEHSCRFKTTPGDVLTFDNLRLVHGRTGYDDTDRNVRHILGAFVDWDIVYSRLRVLRNAKAT